The proteins below are encoded in one region of Anopheles merus strain MAF unplaced genomic scaffold, AmerM5.1 LNR4000436, whole genome shotgun sequence:
- the LOC121602390 gene encoding T-complex protein 11-like protein 1 isoform X2: MPDNTGRDARMKKEELATEDDKKKLLLDMVTKLMEDASLNSENAQDIGFVMPATDDEPEKFVRLSDLERSLEDMALVHEIAINEKFQLKPTTPGSVGYVVQKTVKDAYWNLMRELLAQQPPCYTMVIQLLLDIKETFKSLLRGNNDRALDAILVVLDEHNIRQLADEHGAAVLEHNAQFIIKIMGMACCPARDAEIAALKREQDPIAQLRGIMEVLDKMKLDMANFVLASTRAQFVRYSVDYERKKFAELQTLCGNQFPATMEWLKRNNPAGRERPSEEGAAGGHNGVSATTGRTVRLTDVLMPDYYIDAYQELIQPGADHPFPELLKLDLERVVQLKEQTMRLSVCATVMQLTCATVPTLANHPRRCDLAAKLAILSADYPGKVELQELLESLCVQVLDCVSAHADEPSGPAVPDAAKQALKTQILRIDRTMTVYSVVWRKMMQYMRELLLTEREEHVPFPVCFRDYRDETVQLAGQFKRIVSHNFEVYGNFYLQSMQEAV, from the exons ATGCCTGATAATACAGG ACGCGACGCTCGCATGAAAAAGGAGGAACTCGCCACCGAAGATGACAAGAAGAAATTGCTCCTCGACATGGTGACGAAGCTGATGGAAGACGCGAGCCTGAACAGCGAGAACGCGCAGGACATTGGCTTCGTCATGCCGGCGACGGACGACGAGCCGGAAAAGTTCGTCCGCCTGTCCGACCTGGAGCGGTCGCTGGAAGACATGGCGCTCGTGCACGAGATAGCGATCAACGAGAAGTTCCAGCTGAAGCCGACCACCCCGGGCTCGGTGGGCTACGTCGTGCAGAAGACGGTGAAGGACGCGTACTGGAATCTGATGCGCGAGCTGCTGGCCCAGCAGCCGCCCTGCTACACGATGGTGatacagctgctgctggacatCAAGGAGACGTTCAAGTCGCTGCTCCGGGGCAACAACGACCGGGCGCTGGACGCCATCCTGGTGGTGTTGGACGAGCACAACATCCGCCAGCTGGCGGACGAGCACGGCGCCGCGGTGCTCGAGCACAACGCGCAGTTCATCATCAAGATCATGGGCATGGCGTGCTGTCCGGCGCGGGACGCCGAGATCGCGGCGCTCAAGCGCGAGCAGGACCCGATCGCGCAGCTGCGCGGCATCATGGAGGTGCTGGACAAGATGAAGCTCGACATGGCCAACTTTGTGCTCGCGTCGACGCGCGCCCAGTTCGTGCGCTACTCGGTCGACTACGAGCGCAAAAAGTTCGCCGAGCTGCAGACCCTGTGCGGCAACCAGTTCCCCGCCACGATGGAGTGGCTGAAGCGCAACAATCCCGCCGGCCGGGAGCGGCCGTCCGAGGAGGGCGCTGCCGGCGGCCACAATGGCGTGTCCGCCACGACGGGGCGCACCGTGCGGCTGACGGACGTGCTCATGCCGGACTACTACATCGATGCGTACCAGGAGCTGATCCAGCCGGGCGCGGACCACCCGTTCCCGGAGCTGCTCAAGCTGGATCTGGAGCGCGTGGTGCAGCTGAAGGAGCAGACGATGCGGCTGAGCGTGTGCGCCACCGTGATGCAGCTGACCTGCGCCACCGTACCGACGCTGGCCAACCATCCGAGGCGGTGCGATCTGGCGGCGAAGCTGGCCATCCTCAGCGCCGACTATCCGGGCAAGGTGGAGCTGCAGGAGCTGCTGGAAAGCCTCTGCGTGCAGGTGCTCGACTGCGTGTCGGCGCACGCCGACGAGCCGAGCGGACCGGCCGTGCCGGATGCGGCGAAGCAGGCACTGAAGACCCAGATACTGCGCATCGACCGCACCATGACCGTGTACAGCGTCGTCTGGCGCAAGATGATGCAGTACATGCgcgagctgctgctgaccgAGCGGGAGGAGCACGTGCCCTTTCCCGTCTGCTTCCGGGACTACCGCGACGAGACGGTCCAGCTGGCCGGCCAGTTCAAGCGGATTGTCTCGCACAACTTTGAAGTGTATGGCAATTTCTATTTACAATCGATGCAGGAGGCGGTCTAG
- the LOC121602390 gene encoding T-complex protein 11-like protein 1 isoform X1 encodes MFAAPKAQECRTKLNVSAISVIISEQIGGSRRDTMPDNTGRDARMKKEELATEDDKKKLLLDMVTKLMEDASLNSENAQDIGFVMPATDDEPEKFVRLSDLERSLEDMALVHEIAINEKFQLKPTTPGSVGYVVQKTVKDAYWNLMRELLAQQPPCYTMVIQLLLDIKETFKSLLRGNNDRALDAILVVLDEHNIRQLADEHGAAVLEHNAQFIIKIMGMACCPARDAEIAALKREQDPIAQLRGIMEVLDKMKLDMANFVLASTRAQFVRYSVDYERKKFAELQTLCGNQFPATMEWLKRNNPAGRERPSEEGAAGGHNGVSATTGRTVRLTDVLMPDYYIDAYQELIQPGADHPFPELLKLDLERVVQLKEQTMRLSVCATVMQLTCATVPTLANHPRRCDLAAKLAILSADYPGKVELQELLESLCVQVLDCVSAHADEPSGPAVPDAAKQALKTQILRIDRTMTVYSVVWRKMMQYMRELLLTEREEHVPFPVCFRDYRDETVQLAGQFKRIVSHNFEVYGNFYLQSMQEAV; translated from the exons ATGTTTGCTGCTCCAAAAGCGCAAGAGTGCAGAACCAAACTCAATGTCTCTG CTATTTCCGTCATCATTTCTGAGCAAATTGGTGGTTCTCGTCGCGACACGATGCCTGATAATACAGG ACGCGACGCTCGCATGAAAAAGGAGGAACTCGCCACCGAAGATGACAAGAAGAAATTGCTCCTCGACATGGTGACGAAGCTGATGGAAGACGCGAGCCTGAACAGCGAGAACGCGCAGGACATTGGCTTCGTCATGCCGGCGACGGACGACGAGCCGGAAAAGTTCGTCCGCCTGTCCGACCTGGAGCGGTCGCTGGAAGACATGGCGCTCGTGCACGAGATAGCGATCAACGAGAAGTTCCAGCTGAAGCCGACCACCCCGGGCTCGGTGGGCTACGTCGTGCAGAAGACGGTGAAGGACGCGTACTGGAATCTGATGCGCGAGCTGCTGGCCCAGCAGCCGCCCTGCTACACGATGGTGatacagctgctgctggacatCAAGGAGACGTTCAAGTCGCTGCTCCGGGGCAACAACGACCGGGCGCTGGACGCCATCCTGGTGGTGTTGGACGAGCACAACATCCGCCAGCTGGCGGACGAGCACGGCGCCGCGGTGCTCGAGCACAACGCGCAGTTCATCATCAAGATCATGGGCATGGCGTGCTGTCCGGCGCGGGACGCCGAGATCGCGGCGCTCAAGCGCGAGCAGGACCCGATCGCGCAGCTGCGCGGCATCATGGAGGTGCTGGACAAGATGAAGCTCGACATGGCCAACTTTGTGCTCGCGTCGACGCGCGCCCAGTTCGTGCGCTACTCGGTCGACTACGAGCGCAAAAAGTTCGCCGAGCTGCAGACCCTGTGCGGCAACCAGTTCCCCGCCACGATGGAGTGGCTGAAGCGCAACAATCCCGCCGGCCGGGAGCGGCCGTCCGAGGAGGGCGCTGCCGGCGGCCACAATGGCGTGTCCGCCACGACGGGGCGCACCGTGCGGCTGACGGACGTGCTCATGCCGGACTACTACATCGATGCGTACCAGGAGCTGATCCAGCCGGGCGCGGACCACCCGTTCCCGGAGCTGCTCAAGCTGGATCTGGAGCGCGTGGTGCAGCTGAAGGAGCAGACGATGCGGCTGAGCGTGTGCGCCACCGTGATGCAGCTGACCTGCGCCACCGTACCGACGCTGGCCAACCATCCGAGGCGGTGCGATCTGGCGGCGAAGCTGGCCATCCTCAGCGCCGACTATCCGGGCAAGGTGGAGCTGCAGGAGCTGCTGGAAAGCCTCTGCGTGCAGGTGCTCGACTGCGTGTCGGCGCACGCCGACGAGCCGAGCGGACCGGCCGTGCCGGATGCGGCGAAGCAGGCACTGAAGACCCAGATACTGCGCATCGACCGCACCATGACCGTGTACAGCGTCGTCTGGCGCAAGATGATGCAGTACATGCgcgagctgctgctgaccgAGCGGGAGGAGCACGTGCCCTTTCCCGTCTGCTTCCGGGACTACCGCGACGAGACGGTCCAGCTGGCCGGCCAGTTCAAGCGGATTGTCTCGCACAACTTTGAAGTGTATGGCAATTTCTATTTACAATCGATGCAGGAGGCGGTCTAG